The segment tGTTATTCATTCTTGTGACAATCAGATTTCAAAATTCTCCAGCTTTCTGTTGATCATAGGAACCCTGTTAATTAAACATCTGCACATGATcagagatgtttttttattaaaaatatatgtgcaaTAATTTGCATGATGAAATGCAAACTGCAGTTTCCTTTTCTCATGCCGTAAGGCATTCTGAGCGGCACGGTACTCTGTCTGAGGGACCTAAGTCTTTGCTCTGGTATGAAGAAGCACCACTTTGCCAGCCAGTCCTTCCTCCACCCCTCCTGGAGGAAGCACGTAGTGCGTCCCATCGTTGGCCCTGTGGGGATCCAGCTCCCTGAGCTGCGCGTTACTCTGAGCGACTGTCTCCAAGTGCCACAGCTGGTAGCGCAGGCTTTTGCCTTGTTTGGCCAAAACGTAGACTTCCTGCATGGAATCCAAGGACCACGATAGGAGGTCTGCATCTCCATGCCTGGCCAGGAGGACCCAGGGAAGGGTTGGGTCAGACCAGACCTTTTTGTTGTCAAGAGTCCCAAAACTCACACCCACCAAAACTCCTGTAGAGCTCCACAAAATGTTaaagattaaagaaaaaaagttcaaCATTACATCGAGGACATTGTATGAATAAGGAGCTAAAACATCCACCAAGACgctcttaaaaaaataaatagtttattcATGTTTGTATGTACATTTACCTTCCTGATGTTAAATATTATGTAAGTGAAAgagacgtgattgtcattgtgatacactgcagcacagcacacggtgacagcagtgggcagccatgacatgcctgtcaatgcctgcccactgctcactaagggtgatggttaaaagcagaggacacgtttgatcatgtcactgtgtgctgtgcgtCACAGTGTGTCACATGTCACAACTAATCACGTTCACTTCATACACTTGACTGctcattaaattacattttgacaGTAATTCTgatgtttgtgtgctttgttgTAGTCCATGTGTCTTATGAAATGTTACTGAAAGGGTTAAATGGTTGCGTcttgtgctgctgtgctgcgcGTGTGACTTGTGTCACCTCACCTGATGCGACAGCCCAGTGCGCCCGGTGACCGCAGCGCTGGCAGGGCTCGTGGTTGAAGTCCTCATCGTATCTGCGGTGAGTCAAAGAACACGCTGCGCGGTGCTGAAGTGGGTGCGGTGCTTCAGGACTGTCTGAGGATACGGCACAAGGGCAGGCTGCCCGTGGGCGAGATGCTTCAGCATGAGGCGTGCGTTGTCGCCGTCCATCCCTCCTTTCAGGAGCTCAGCTTCACAGCCATAGAGTTCCTCGGCGAGTAAGGCCATGTCACGAGCTGAAAGAAAGAATAATTAGAACCATCCGAAATCGTAAGCATTTGGTTTTTTTACTCGGATCTCGGGCACCTGAAAACATCTCCCCCTGGGCGGTGTATCCGCTGGCCCGGGCTCTCTGCACCACGGCCTCCAGCGGAACGTCCCTCGGCGGCCACAGCAGCTGCGCTCCCATCCACAGAGCAACCAAACCACATCTTGTTCAAGTGAACAGAAACGCCCATCAGCAAGTTGaatgtgagtaaaaaaaaaaactaaaaaaaaaaaaatggaactcTACTCACTGCGGCCCGTCCTGGATCATCGAAGGAACGTATCTGTTGAACAGCACCCACTGAAGATCTTTCCTGTAGCTGCCCAGAGTCAGTCATGAGATCTTAATACAGTTACTGAGATCACATCacttacattttcagcatttatcagatgcccttatccagagttacttacagtcagtagtgacagggacagtcccccctggagacactcatggttaagtgtcttaatcagggacacaacggtagtaagtgggatttgaacctgggtcttgtggttcataggcaaatgtattacccactaggctactaccactaggtTACTGcctctaggctactgccactcTTTCCACAACACGAACGGATTCTTACTCGCCGTCTCGCTGCTTGAGGAGCAGCAGGGCCTCCTTGTGGTCGCCTTCCACCGGAGCCTTTCCCTCGGCGAGCGCCTGGTAGAGCTTCTTCTTCGGCCCCGAGGCATGAGCGACCCGGGGCGGAGGCGGAGGCGGCGGGGGTGCTGGAGGTCGGCCGGGATGATCCGCGGACATACTTAGCGCTTAACCGCCGTGCATCCGTGGAAAGGCGTGATCAGGAAGCGCATCTCTGGCGGTCCGGTGCGGAACCCGGCCGAGTAGCGACTACGCTCCCTGGGTAGTGTTTCTGTTTCCGAATATGGCGATGAATGCAACACtgtaaaatgtgtcatctgtaaCCAGGCGGTCCACTATCTATACCGTtcatataacatttatataacattcatataacatttatataacaTTCATGTAACAATTCGGCGTTTGAATCGTTTTATGATTAAAGCTTATTTCGCATTGTGACCAATGGAAAGTATCAGAACTGGCTATGTCGCCGGAAGCGTTGATAACTAACCAATAGCTGAACAAAACGACAAGCCGTTGGTCCTATCACGGCGTCGCTTGCTCATTGCTCAACTTCCTGTAAAGGTGGACGCCTTTATTGCTCGCCTTCGTTTAGCAGCGACAAGAGGGTTAGGTGCGAGAAGACAGGACTTGTTGTAAGTACAAATTTctgcattaatttaaaaatagaATGAAAGTTGCCATTTAAATCGACGTCGATGGACGCGCGTTTGAGTTTATTTTTGCCTGCGTTGTCTTTCCCTCCACTTATGCTAACGAACTAGCTAGCTAGCCGGCATTTCCTGGCGTGCAGCGAAAGAACATTCGCGGCTTCTCAGCTGCGTCGTAAATTGTTAAGTCTAGTACACGATGGGACGGGATCTAAAATACcgatgaagtaaaaaaagtcattaatCGTTCTCATAAATTGATTAGTCTGGCGGAACGTGGAATTTGAGTGTGCTGCCGTATGGCTCGTGACTCGTACAATGATCGATTTGTTACGCGTTTATGGTCAAATACCAATTCCACGCCGAACTTGTAATTAAATGCAAGAGTCACGATTTAGATTTTGACCTCTGTGTTCTTTTAATCGCCATCGactctattttatttatttattttacttttaattatttttattcctgTACAGAACATGGCTGGTCAAGAGTTGCGCCTAAATCATACAATTTATATCAACAACCTGAACGAGAAGATTAAAAAAGACGGTAAGGTCTTTTATCAATCATTAGTGATGATTCTCTTGTGAAGTTGAATGTTCTCATTGGTCTTACTTTTCATTTCTCTCCCGTCAGAGCTAAAGAAGTCTTTGTATGCCATATTCTCCCAGTTTGGACAGATCCTGGACATCCTGGTGTCGcgaacatttaaaatgaaaggacAAGCATTTGTCATTTTCAAGGAAGTGAATAGCGCCTCTAACGCCCTGCGTTCCATGCAAGGTTTCCCCTTCTATGATAAGCCCATGGTATGATCTAATCCAGCACTAATCTGCACCTGTTTATATCATGTAAAATAAGACATTTCCATTTTGCAGAACCACCACGTGTGGGTTGATGTGACTAATTAAAGCCTAAAGACGTGTGATTAGTTGTGAGTTGTTGCTGATCATCTACCTTCAAACAGCGCATTCAGTATGCCAAATCAGACTCTGATATCATCGCGAAGATGAAGGGGACCTATGTTGAGCGAGACCGCAAGAAGGAGAAAAGAAAGCCAAAACCTACTGAGCCTTCAGCTGGCAAGAAGGGAGCAATGGGTGCTGCAGCTCTGGGCCCTGGAGTGCCTTCTGCCATTCCTGTAAGTGTGCTTGTTTTCAGACTTGTCAGGATGGCTTTGAACATTCTTGAGTAATGTtgtcgaaaaaaaaatcaattctcaGTTACgaacattttgtattgttttcaaAATTGATACATAAAAGCCAGCGGCTACCTGGAGGGCCTGCGGTTTTACATGCTGTGCATTAAACATGGCAGCAGACAAAAGCAGTTCCAGCTTTTTGATGGAGAATGTAATAAACAAGAGCACTGTCTAGAAATGGCTCTTTTTGCTATTATAATTACtatttttcattatattatttGTGATTGGTCATTACTACCCCCATAGTATTGAAAATTGTCTAGCACCATTGTTAGTattggttttgtgtttgaaatttcagtatcaaaaaaaaaaaaaaaaaaagcctttttatttttaaataagggAATGCCACCTATGGGTCAGGGTCCAAGGATGATGCCCATGCCAGGGCACCCTCCTTACATGCCACCACCTGGCATGATGCCACCCCCTGGAATGGCCCCTGGGCAAATGCCTCCTGGTGCCATGCCCCCAGGACAGATGATGCCGGGACAGATGGCCCATGCTCAAGCGGTATGTAGACGTTCATTCACTTTGAACTAaaacattactttactttatttggcagacgcttttatccaaagcgacttacaataggaagacaccagcaattctcgttcgatttctatagaatatcgagtttacaaactaagagccctgataaggcttagacttgtcattgaagagcatgctcggagattgttaggcgctagactaagaaaaattataatgtatttatacattttgtatttgtttattcaatgtgtacgcatgtgcttgtgtaagtgttagatttgtctgtaatatttttggaataagagggttttcaccttcttcttaaaagtggtgatagtctcggctagtcgtgtggaggagggcaggttgttccaccagccagggacaacaacggagaacagacatgattggaatcggagaccccgcgaagaaggaatttttagtctcctttcgtttgccgatctgagagagcgtgcaggagtgtatctaggtagtagtgtgttgatgtaggagggcgcagttccatttacagccctgtaggcaagcatcaaggatttgaactcaatgcgagcagctaccgggagccagtggagggaggtaagaagaggtgtaacatgggtgtattttggctgattgaagatgaggcgggctgccatattttggaccatctggagtggttttatggtgactgcagaggctccagccaggagagagttacagtagtcgagtttggagatgaccattgcctggacgaggagctgcgtagcctgttgtgagagaaaaggccgaatcttgcgaatgttgtagagagtgaacctgcaggatctggagatcgcagcaacatgatggttcaaactcagtttgttatctatccaaacaccaaggctttttgcagatgccgtgggtgttaacaatagcgatccaatttgaattgaaaggttttgctgaggagaattgttgcccggaaagatcagaatctcgattttggataggttgagttggaggtgtcgctcagacatccatgtcgatatgtctgagaggcaggccgaaatttttgtcgctatagtggcatcttctggggggaatgacagatagagctgggtgtcatcagcataagagtgagtAAGAGTAGTATTAGCTTATAATACTGTGTGTAATACTGAACTGTCTTCAGGTGTCGGAGAATCCGCCCAATCACATCCTGTTTCTTACCAACCTGCCAGAGGAGACAAACGAGCTTATGTTGTCCATGCTGTTCAACCAGTATGTATCTTATTCATTTATAAGTTAATAAttagttggtttttttttttatgttttaaactcTTATTTGCTCTTCTTCCACCAGATTTCCAGGGTTCAAAGAAGTGCGGTTGGTCCCCGGGCGCCACGATATTGCTTTTGTGGAGTTTGAAAATGAGGTGCAGGCAGGTGCAGCTAGAGAAGCCCTGCAGGGCTTTAAGATCACTCAGTCCAACGCAATGAAGATCTCCTTTGCCAAGAAATAATTGGTACTCCTGCCCCAAGACTTCACATTACCCCTTTATCTGATAACCATGCTGCAGCCTGGTCCTTTTAATGAACGTTTTCAAGCTAATGTGAGAAATCAGTCTGGCCGCGTCATTGATCAGGTATTTCTGTTCATAATCTGTAGCTTTTCCCTTTTCTGAAAGGATGCCCGTAGAACAAGAACAGAACAGACTTGaacatttttgctgaaaatgccCATCtcaatttttcttattttattttggcTCATAAGTTTGCATTATTTGCCAGACTTCAGTCTGACTTCTCCAGTCTTCAGTGTTTTGTAAGTATATAATTTCTTTTTGTCTATAAGCATTGCACCCAGGGTCTGGTTGTCCAGACATTGTACCTGGAGCTTTTcggtcatttttattaaaacgttTTAACTTCTCGtggtctttttatttttattatcttcCCATGCATTATTATGTAGGTGTTAAAGAATACTACATTTGCAGTTCATGGGTATGCCAACCACTTCTTTAAAACAATGGCAATGACTATTGTTATATTCCAAAGCTTTGCTTCGGGCATTCTTTTTCCAACAGTTGCGTTAATTACTTTTTaccaaaaatttatttttaagaattttttaATTTCCCT is part of the Denticeps clupeoides chromosome 19, fDenClu1.1, whole genome shotgun sequence genome and harbors:
- the actmap gene encoding actin maturation protease isoform X1, encoding MSADHPGRPPAPPPPPPPPRVAHASGPKKKLYQALAEGKAPVEGDHKEALLLLKQRDGDYRKDLQWVLFNRYVPSMIQDGPQCGLVALWMGAQLLWPPRDVPLEAVVQRARASGYTAQGEMFSARDMALLAEELYGCEAELLKGGMDGDNARLMLKHLAHGQPALVPYDEDFNHEPCQRCGHRAHWAVASGVLVGVSFGTLDNKKVWSDPTLPWVLLARHGDADLLSWSLDSMQEVYVLAKQGKSLRYQLWHLETVAQSNAQLRELDPHRANDGTHYVLPPGGVEEGLAGKVVLLHTRAKT
- the actmap gene encoding actin maturation protease isoform X2 — its product is MSADHPGRPPAPPPPPPPPRVAHASGPKKKLYQALAEGKAPVEGDHKEALLLLKQRDGEKDLQWVLFNRYVPSMIQDGPQCGLVALWMGAQLLWPPRDVPLEAVVQRARASGYTAQGEMFSARDMALLAEELYGCEAELLKGGMDGDNARLMLKHLAHGQPALVPYDEDFNHEPCQRCGHRAHWAVASGVLVGVSFGTLDNKKVWSDPTLPWVLLARHGDADLLSWSLDSMQEVYVLAKQGKSLRYQLWHLETVAQSNAQLRELDPHRANDGTHYVLPPGGVEEGLAGKVVLLHTRAKT
- the snrpa gene encoding U1 small nuclear ribonucleoprotein A; the protein is MAGQELRLNHTIYINNLNEKIKKDELKKSLYAIFSQFGQILDILVSRTFKMKGQAFVIFKEVNSASNALRSMQGFPFYDKPMRIQYAKSDSDIIAKMKGTYVERDRKKEKRKPKPTEPSAGKKGAMGAAALGPGVPSAIPGMPPMGQGPRMMPMPGHPPYMPPPGMMPPPGMAPGQMPPGAMPPGQMMPGQMAHAQAVSENPPNHILFLTNLPEETNELMLSMLFNQFPGFKEVRLVPGRHDIAFVEFENEVQAGAAREALQGFKITQSNAMKISFAKK